The following DNA comes from Caldibacillus debilis DSM 16016.
AACAAAAAAGTTCAAGTGTGCAGATGCTAAAAATGTACTTCCTAAGAAAATGATATAAGATAAGCCTAAAACAACCGAACCGACGATTATTTTTTACAAATCGTTCAAGCGATGTGTAAAAAACAACAGCGGATCTGAAGGACAATAACGGAAAGGCTAAAATGATTTAACATCATCCATCTAGCTCAAGGAAAAGAATAAAAAATCGCGAAGCAGTTTTGGAGTTACTTGAGTCGCCTGTTCGATATGTTGAACCGAACGGAACGTTGGTGAAATTTTTGAATGGAATGTCAGCCCATATCGATTCTATAACGGTAACACCACGGAAAAAGCCGTGTGATGATTGGAAGGTGGTAGACAGTGACCAATGAAGCTCAATACTTGGTGCGAGTATGCAATGATTTTCTGAATGAGAAGATAGATACAGTACAATTTGTAGAAAGGTATCAGACTTATTTTGAAAACTTCCAGGAACAGTTAAGCAGAGATGAGTTTGAAATACTGGATTTTATCTATATGGCTTGCGAATATTACCAATCTGACGCATCGATTAGAGAAACCGATCCTCATTTACTTGATGAA
Coding sequences within:
- a CDS encoding colicin immunity domain-containing protein; amino-acid sequence: MTNEAQYLVRVCNDFLNEKIDTVQFVERYQTYFENFQEQLSRDEFEILDFIYMACEYYQSDASIRETDPHLLDEEQLRQAVVKKVQSLNAIS